From Chloroflexota bacterium:
AACCACACGGGCGCGGTCATCTGGGACTGGTGTGATGGCACACACTCTGTCGAGGAGATCGCGCGCGGCCTCGCCGCGACGTACGGGATCGGCGTCGAGCTTGCCCAGGTTGACGTGCTCCATGTGCTTGCACAGTTGAAGCGGGCAGGACTTCTTGAAGATGCCAGGGCGTCCGCGTGATGCGGGCCCCCGCCTGACGCGGTGACGGCCAGCCATTCTGGGGCG
This genomic window contains:
- a CDS encoding PqqD family protein, with protein sequence MLDPRRRSEIETATLDDHVILIDVTSGAYHTLNHTGAVIWDWCDGTHSVEEIARGLAATYGIGVELAQVDVLHVLAQLKRAGLLEDARASA